A genomic stretch from Pontibacter liquoris includes:
- a CDS encoding DUF3467 domain-containing protein, whose translation MAEELQKQNQINIELSEEIAEGEYANLAMIAHSSSEFVIDFIRLMPGLPKAKVKSRIVITPEHAKRLLAALADNITKFEASFGEIKHAQEAPSFPMNFGGTVGEA comes from the coding sequence ATGGCAGAAGAATTGCAGAAGCAGAATCAAATAAACATTGAGCTGAGCGAGGAAATAGCAGAAGGCGAGTATGCCAACCTGGCCATGATCGCGCACTCCAGCAGCGAATTTGTAATTGATTTTATTCGGTTGATGCCAGGGCTGCCCAAAGCAAAAGTCAAGTCAAGAATTGTTATCACGCCAGAGCATGCCAAACGATTGTTGGCGGCTCTGGCCGATAACATTACAAAATTCGAGGCTAGTTTTGGCGAAATAAAGCACGCACAGGAAGCCCCTTCTTTCCCCATG